The following are from one region of the Arthrobacter sp. TMP15 genome:
- a CDS encoding DedA family protein, translated as MDFLHIVDQINVLIEHSASQWWVIPIVSLFCLIDGFFLFLPSETAIVALASISARTGQPNIWLLIIGASMGAMIGDNIAYLLGRTLGTTRFKWMRKPRGAKAFAWAGRELEKRGAILIFTARYIPVGRIAVNFTAGATYFPWRRFVVLDGIAVVTWACYSVAVGTFAGRWVHDNPLLGVGIAIVFAIAIGFIVDHAIKYLHHILEKRGRVAPRPEPGLMAAQHAARVHAEAAERIARAQLEAGNAPAVVDTTQDPTQDATQDATQDATTGSDGSDSVTGAIRPDAAARNGAKTAPVANGTNAGGGGAGVERFFDSPANASPANPATEPPKHLAGQRRVPITAHSGESTGQAL; from the coding sequence GTGGACTTTTTGCACATAGTCGATCAGATTAATGTTCTGATCGAGCATTCCGCCTCACAATGGTGGGTGATCCCCATCGTCAGCCTTTTTTGCCTGATTGATGGCTTCTTCTTGTTCTTACCCAGCGAGACAGCCATTGTTGCTTTGGCCTCCATCTCCGCACGCACCGGCCAGCCGAATATTTGGCTGCTGATCATCGGCGCCTCCATGGGGGCCATGATCGGGGATAACATTGCCTACCTCTTGGGCAGAACCCTGGGCACCACACGGTTTAAGTGGATGCGGAAACCTCGGGGAGCGAAAGCCTTCGCCTGGGCCGGCAGAGAACTGGAAAAACGCGGGGCCATCCTGATTTTCACGGCCCGGTATATTCCTGTGGGCAGAATTGCTGTGAACTTCACAGCAGGGGCCACCTATTTTCCTTGGCGTCGTTTTGTTGTGCTCGATGGCATCGCTGTGGTGACGTGGGCCTGCTATTCAGTGGCCGTGGGAACTTTTGCCGGCCGCTGGGTCCATGACAACCCGCTGTTGGGTGTGGGAATTGCTATTGTCTTTGCCATTGCCATTGGCTTCATAGTGGATCACGCCATCAAATACCTGCATCATATTCTGGAGAAGCGTGGCAGGGTGGCGCCACGCCCCGAGCCCGGGCTCATGGCAGCCCAGCACGCAGCCCGTGTCCACGCTGAGGCGGCGGAGCGCATAGCAAGAGCGCAGTTGGAAGCCGGAAACGCCCCAGCCGTCGTTGACACGACTCAAGACCCAACCCAGGACGCAACCCAAGACGCAACCCAAGACGCAACCACGGGCAGCGACGGCAGCGACAGCGTGACCGGAGCCATCCGCCCGGACGCTGCCGCCCGGAATGGGGCAAAAACTGCGCCCGTGGCGAACGGAACAAACGCGGGTGGGGGAGGCGCCGGCGTCGAACGTTTCTTTGACTCCCCTGCAAATGCCTCCCCTGCAAACCCGGCAACGGAGCCGCCCAAGCACCTTGCCGGGCAGCGCCGGGTTCCCATCACTGCGCACTCGGGGGAGTCCACCGGCCAGGCCCTGTAG